A genomic segment from Marinobacter gudaonensis encodes:
- a CDS encoding efflux RND transporter periplasmic adaptor subunit, whose protein sequence is MTKAKWGSIGLSLLIVVVLVIWMAIGEVKVASEEAPQRQENVEDSLTSVQVETLSARLHEPGLMLQGQLEPWRSVMLSAQVSGRVESLSVGLGDDVRQGQQLLEISDEGRNAEVLRWQSRVKKLEADLAAARRLRSGNLAAESEVLGLESDLAAARAELAIARQVVDHLTPEAPFDGIINQKSVDTGDLVQIGSPLLELVQVDRLKATARVPQQSVADVAPGQAVRVDLLDGSQLSGVVTFVASAASPETRSFAVEIAVENPDRKRIAGGSASLRVALPEVKAMFISPAYLSLGDDGRPGVKYVNGNNEVAFGRVKLLSVSTEGAWVTGLPEEIRLITRGGGFVSIGEQVVPVDAAENRG, encoded by the coding sequence ATGACGAAAGCAAAATGGGGGTCGATCGGGCTTTCTCTACTGATCGTGGTGGTTCTGGTGATCTGGATGGCGATCGGGGAAGTGAAGGTGGCCAGCGAAGAGGCGCCGCAACGCCAGGAGAACGTCGAGGACTCACTCACCAGCGTGCAGGTGGAAACCCTGAGTGCCAGGCTCCATGAACCCGGGCTTATGCTCCAGGGCCAGCTTGAGCCCTGGCGTTCGGTGATGCTCAGTGCCCAGGTGTCGGGCCGGGTGGAATCCCTGTCTGTGGGGCTGGGAGATGACGTACGCCAGGGTCAGCAACTGCTGGAGATCTCTGATGAAGGGCGCAATGCCGAGGTTCTGCGTTGGCAGTCCCGGGTCAAGAAACTGGAGGCTGATCTGGCGGCGGCCAGGCGCCTGCGGTCTGGCAACCTGGCCGCAGAATCCGAGGTCCTTGGCCTTGAAAGCGACCTTGCGGCGGCGCGTGCCGAACTGGCCATTGCCCGGCAGGTCGTCGACCACCTGACTCCGGAAGCGCCCTTTGATGGCATCATCAACCAGAAATCTGTGGATACCGGTGACCTGGTGCAGATTGGCTCACCGCTGCTTGAACTGGTGCAGGTGGATCGCCTGAAGGCAACCGCCCGGGTGCCCCAGCAATCGGTGGCGGATGTTGCGCCGGGCCAGGCGGTGCGCGTGGATCTTCTGGACGGCAGCCAGCTCTCGGGTGTCGTGACCTTTGTAGCCAGTGCCGCGTCACCGGAAACCCGCAGTTTTGCGGTAGAGATCGCGGTGGAAAATCCGGATCGCAAACGGATTGCCGGCGGCAGTGCGAGCCTGCGTGTAGCCCTGCCGGAGGTGAAAGCGATGTTCATTTCGCCCGCCTATCTGTCGCTCGGCGATGATGGACGACCCGGAGTGAAGTACGTGAATGGTAACAATGAGGTGGCGTTCGGCCGGGTGAAGCTGCTGAGCGTGTCCACCGAGGGCGCCTGGGTGACCGGCCTGCCGGAGGAGATCCGGCTGATTACCCGGGGTGGCGGCTTTGTCAGTATCGGCGAGCAGGTAGTGCCCGTTGACGCAGCTGAAAACCGGGGCTAA
- the ilvG gene encoding acetolactate synthase 2 catalytic subunit: protein MNGAQHILEAFHRHHISTVFGYPGGCIMPLYDALVDDVGVEHVLCRHEQACALAADGYARASGKLGVCIATSGPGATNLITGVANAHRDSIPMLVITGQVPSGLIGTDAFQETDVLGMTLGIVKHSYLIDDADSLPGILEEAIELAQSGRPGPVWIDIPKDLLLTEVAEAPAPQQSTASNAAPDLTDALAMLRTARKPLLYSGGGISLAHAEESFRAFAGTSALPAVVTLKGIGNAGKHNPYNLGMLGMHGSRAANKAVDECDLLLVIGARLDDRATGKLDGFAPNARMIHIDADAAEINKLRPADLAIRGDLNAILSALTEAFEKQPLAIAPWQKQCRTWHTTGGFHAADNEEPLAPITGPAFIRQLSRIAPDDTVIACDVGQHQMWVAQHYEFDHPRHHLTSGGLGTMGFGLPAAIGAQFADRNSTVINVTGDGSFMMNAQELATIRRYNLPVKLIVMDNQCLGMVRQQQELFYNNRESQINLDDNPDFVAMARAFDIPALHIERTDQIRRGIETILAYNGPMLLHVAISRDENVWPIVKPGASNTDMIDETRRTTNNKQEQVA, encoded by the coding sequence ATGAACGGCGCACAGCACATTCTTGAAGCGTTCCACCGCCACCACATCAGCACGGTATTCGGCTACCCCGGCGGCTGCATCATGCCGCTCTATGACGCGCTGGTGGACGATGTGGGTGTGGAACACGTGCTGTGCCGCCACGAACAGGCCTGCGCCCTGGCCGCCGACGGCTACGCCCGGGCCAGTGGCAAGCTGGGCGTGTGCATTGCCACCTCCGGGCCCGGTGCCACCAACCTGATTACCGGCGTGGCCAACGCCCACCGGGATTCCATTCCCATGCTGGTGATCACCGGCCAGGTGCCCTCCGGACTGATCGGCACCGACGCCTTCCAGGAAACCGACGTACTCGGCATGACCCTGGGCATCGTCAAACACAGCTACCTGATCGACGATGCGGACAGCCTGCCCGGCATCTTGGAAGAGGCGATTGAACTCGCCCAGAGCGGTCGCCCCGGTCCGGTCTGGATTGATATCCCTAAAGACCTGTTGCTGACCGAAGTGGCCGAGGCGCCCGCCCCTCAACAGTCGACCGCCTCCAACGCCGCTCCGGATCTGACCGACGCCCTGGCCATGCTGCGAACAGCCCGCAAGCCCCTGCTCTACAGCGGCGGCGGCATCAGCCTGGCCCACGCCGAGGAAAGCTTCCGTGCCTTTGCCGGAACCTCCGCCTTGCCCGCGGTCGTCACCCTGAAGGGCATCGGCAATGCCGGCAAGCACAACCCCTACAACCTCGGCATGCTGGGCATGCACGGCTCCCGGGCGGCCAACAAGGCGGTGGACGAATGCGACCTGCTGCTGGTGATCGGCGCCCGCCTGGACGACCGGGCCACCGGCAAGCTGGACGGCTTTGCCCCGAACGCCCGGATGATCCACATCGACGCCGACGCCGCCGAGATCAACAAACTGCGCCCGGCCGACCTGGCTATCCGTGGCGACCTGAACGCTATTCTGTCGGCGCTCACCGAGGCGTTTGAGAAACAGCCGCTGGCCATTGCCCCCTGGCAGAAGCAGTGCCGAACGTGGCACACCACTGGCGGCTTCCACGCCGCCGACAACGAAGAGCCCCTGGCCCCGATCACCGGCCCGGCGTTCATCCGCCAGCTGTCACGGATTGCCCCGGACGACACCGTCATCGCCTGCGACGTGGGCCAGCACCAGATGTGGGTGGCCCAGCACTACGAGTTCGACCACCCGCGCCACCACCTCACCAGCGGTGGCCTGGGCACCATGGGCTTCGGCCTGCCCGCCGCCATCGGAGCGCAGTTTGCAGATCGCAACAGCACCGTGATCAACGTTACCGGCGATGGCTCGTTCATGATGAACGCACAGGAACTGGCCACCATCCGCCGCTACAACCTGCCGGTGAAACTGATCGTCATGGACAACCAGTGCCTGGGCATGGTCCGCCAGCAGCAGGAGCTGTTCTACAACAACCGGGAAAGCCAGATAAACCTGGACGACAACCCCGACTTCGTAGCCATGGCCCGGGCCTTCGACATCCCGGCCCTGCACATCGAACGCACCGACCAGATCCGCCGGGGCATCGAAACCATACTGGCCTACAACGGCCCGATGCTGCTGCACGTGGCCATCAGCCGCGACGAAAACGTCTGGCCCATCGTCAAACCCGGCGCCAGCAACACCGACATGATCGACGAAACCCGACGCACCACAAACAACAAGCAGGAGCAGGTAGCATGA